A genomic region of Barnesiella viscericola DSM 18177 contains the following coding sequences:
- a CDS encoding DUF6359 domain-containing protein: MKKMRKFAWIFMAAMTVAGFSACSNSDDDVLPGMDGGNGGGGTTTPSVVITDTIYQFNNINDNYIPINDLCPGWTHEIVSPIGDDRSWQSAKFTSDQTGITEKYIKVTSYDSSNENAGKSYDLWMISPALNVKDAANKVFSFYSEYAFWAETASLEVYVLNEPKSTASSKEKLDVKIANPENSPLVDNAKEKYKGWVASGDISLEGKGDVVYIGFRYQGEGGTSATTYCIDDFAFGRAQVEHYLGESGGDTPEPTPDVDWSKAMSVADALAAAENEIISVKGYIVGCIKNKPSDTSFASFAEAQAAGDIEWAGAAEFTGTSQVFIADDPNETDGTKCILIRLNDNDVARDLRNQAQLAGNPDRIGMVIYAQGSRWKHYSLPAVTKLSAYKVGE, encoded by the coding sequence ATGAAAAAAATGAGAAAATTTGCATGGATTTTTATGGCAGCCATGACGGTTGCCGGATTCTCCGCTTGCTCGAACAGTGACGATGATGTTCTCCCTGGTATGGATGGCGGAAATGGTGGTGGAGGTACGACCACTCCGTCGGTTGTGATTACTGATACCATCTATCAGTTCAACAACATCAATGACAACTATATTCCAATTAATGACCTCTGCCCGGGTTGGACGCACGAGATTGTTTCGCCTATTGGCGACGACCGCTCTTGGCAAAGTGCTAAATTTACAAGTGACCAGACGGGTATTACCGAGAAATACATTAAAGTTACATCTTATGACAGTAGTAACGAGAACGCCGGCAAGAGCTATGACTTGTGGATGATTTCGCCTGCCTTGAATGTGAAAGATGCTGCCAACAAGGTATTCTCGTTCTACAGTGAATATGCTTTTTGGGCCGAGACGGCTTCGCTCGAGGTATATGTACTGAACGAACCTAAATCGACGGCGTCGAGCAAAGAAAAATTGGATGTTAAGATTGCCAATCCAGAGAATAGCCCTTTGGTGGATAATGCCAAAGAGAAATACAAAGGTTGGGTGGCTTCGGGTGACATCAGCCTCGAAGGCAAAGGCGACGTTGTTTACATCGGTTTCCGTTATCAGGGAGAAGGCGGAACTTCTGCTACTACCTATTGCATCGACGACTTCGCTTTCGGTCGCGCACAAGTGGAACACTATTTGGGCGAGAGCGGTGGCGATACGCCCGAGCCTACGCCCGATGTAGATTGGTCGAAAGCAATGAGTGTAGCTGATGCTCTGGCAGCTGCTGAAAATGAAATTATTTCGGTAAAGGGCTATATTGTAGGTTGCATTAAGAACAAGCCTTCAGATACTTCCTTCGCATCGTTTGCCGAGGCTCAAGCTGCCGGTGATATCGAATGGGCCGGAGCTGCTGAATTTACTGGTACTAGCCAAGTGTTTATCGCCGATGATCCCAATGAAACTGATGGTACGAAATGCATCTTGATAAGATTGAACGATAACGATGTTGCTAGGGATTTGAGAAATCAAGCTCAATTAGCAGGAAATCCCGATAGAATTGGAATGGTGATTTATGCACAAGGATCGAGATGGAAACACTATTCTCTTCCTGCTGTGACTAAACTTTCAGCTTACAAGGTAGGAGAATAA
- the rmuC gene encoding DNA recombination protein RmuC, which translates to MWIGILVALCVAAVVFFFVYDSRRKAWQQTLVEREREVADLKVRNGVLEAQVNSCTSRLAEVQAQLDFSTREREKLNREKGDLQARNQVLAENMEVQKQEVQRVRQEMNNEFKVLANEILQEKSKSFSEMNRERLAEVLNPLKERLEGFKKTVEETYNSEARERFSLKEQIKELVERSETIGVEAKQLTQALRGDSKIQGDWGEMILESILEKSGLEKDREYFIQETLRDEEGRTIQSADGHKMRPDVIIRYPGGENHQMVIDSKVSLTAYVNYVNAETPEEAAAALKQHLASVKKHIDELAGKSYQDYVGKGDHVMMFVPNEAAYLAAMQADHALWQYAYDRKVLLLSPTNLIAALKLVADLWQRDKQTRNAIDIAEEGGKLYDKFAGFVDDMEKIGKALGTANTTYGEAMKKLKTGTGNLIGRVEKLKGMGVKAKKNLPTTTADNESAG; encoded by the coding sequence ATGTGGATAGGTATACTGGTGGCGTTGTGTGTAGCCGCCGTGGTATTTTTTTTCGTGTATGATTCGCGCCGCAAGGCGTGGCAACAGACGTTGGTCGAACGCGAGCGCGAGGTGGCCGACTTGAAGGTGCGCAACGGCGTGTTGGAGGCGCAGGTGAACAGTTGCACCTCGCGGCTGGCCGAGGTGCAGGCGCAACTCGACTTCTCGACCCGTGAGCGGGAAAAGCTCAATCGCGAGAAGGGCGACTTGCAGGCCCGCAACCAGGTGCTTGCCGAGAATATGGAGGTGCAGAAGCAGGAGGTGCAGCGGGTGCGCCAGGAGATGAACAACGAGTTCAAGGTACTGGCCAACGAGATTTTGCAGGAGAAGTCGAAGAGCTTCTCGGAGATGAACCGGGAGCGGCTGGCCGAGGTGCTGAATCCGCTGAAAGAGCGTCTTGAAGGATTCAAGAAGACTGTGGAGGAGACCTACAACAGCGAGGCCCGTGAGCGGTTCTCGCTGAAAGAGCAGATCAAGGAGCTGGTCGAGCGGAGCGAGACGATAGGCGTGGAGGCCAAGCAGTTGACCCAGGCCTTGCGGGGCGACTCGAAGATTCAGGGCGACTGGGGCGAGATGATATTGGAGAGTATCCTCGAAAAGTCGGGGCTGGAAAAGGATCGCGAGTACTTCATTCAGGAGACCTTGCGCGACGAGGAGGGGCGCACGATACAGAGTGCCGACGGGCATAAGATGCGTCCCGATGTGATTATCCGTTATCCCGGAGGCGAGAACCACCAGATGGTCATCGACTCGAAGGTGTCGCTTACGGCTTATGTCAACTATGTGAATGCCGAGACGCCCGAGGAGGCGGCCGCAGCCTTGAAGCAGCATTTGGCTTCGGTCAAGAAGCATATTGACGAACTGGCGGGCAAGAGCTACCAGGACTATGTGGGCAAGGGCGACCATGTGATGATGTTCGTGCCCAACGAGGCGGCCTATCTGGCCGCCATGCAGGCCGACCACGCCTTGTGGCAGTATGCCTATGACCGGAAGGTACTGCTGTTGAGCCCGACCAACCTGATTGCGGCCCTGAAACTGGTGGCCGACTTGTGGCAGCGCGACAAGCAGACCCGGAATGCCATCGATATTGCCGAGGAGGGAGGCAAACTCTACGACAAGTTTGCCGGCTTCGTGGACGATATGGAGAAGATCGGGAAGGCCTTGGGAACGGCCAATACCACCTATGGCGAAGCGATGAAGAAGCTGAAAACCGGTACGGGCAACCTGATAGGCCGGGTCGAGAAACTCAAAGGCATGGGGGTGAAAGCCAAGAAGAATCTGCCGACGACGACGGCCGACAACGAGTCGGCCGGTTGA
- a CDS encoding carboxypeptidase-like regulatory domain-containing protein — MALLLWIPALVQAAIVRGVVVDYETNRPVANVKVTIGKASAVTDLDGKFELKNVREGAVSVVYTAADYKVHTLDYDVLKGTNTLNLSLNEKRVDESLNEQALEDNIFELDEAMFDEEGSSSSQSASYLSGAADDIYLQAASYSYSPMRFNVRGYEQRESSTYINGLNFNDSERGRFNYSSLGGLNNAMRNKDAVNGLEMPGYAFGSLGGTTNINTRATSYAAGTNVNAAYTNRAYKLRGQAIHSTGIMDNGWAFTGSVVYRWADEGRTEGTFYNSFGYFLAAEKVLDNHRFAFTTFGAPTKRAQSAAVSQEVYDYRGIYYNPYWGYQNGEKRNSRIVHSYDPTAIFNWDWKIDDRSNLAAGVGFHYSMYSNSAISFYNAPDPRPDYYRNLPSWQYYQLGVNGPDDVYNAYYGQVNKDLANQLADLWRAGDPDITQINWDAMYSANYTNNVVNPNGSAKYILERRHNDLMEIPLNFLYTNQLNSQLKLTAGIEAKYAKGMHYKTVDDLLGGNQWIDIDQFAERDFTDNLTIIQNDVDNPNRAVRKGDVFGYNYNMHVIKASAFAQNDWKLPLFDIYYAARLSYTSFQREGLMRNGRAEVIGAQSKGFGKQLYFVDPSIKAGIVYKIDGHNRLSFNALAESRAPLAGYSYVAPRVKDTQIRGLKSEKVFSGDLTYQLNTSVVKGRVTAFYTEFRDGVESSGYYHDEFRTYVNHTLSGVNKRHMGVEAGVSVKLNNSFTVSAAGTYASYKYINNCWGTMSAENGMNLFTEQLPVIVDGRAPSTDYTERVYTEGLHVSNGPQLAASITIDYFHPKMWFADVTLSYFDNNYLDFSPSRFTHMNMYGGRYPNEVGLEQYYNGYRIIGVDKNGQTSMVWGFDENTGKPVLLQNVSGGNGSDIVKLYNQKEMIGSQEKLKGGFMLDASVGKLIYLNNRKQQLNINLSLNNILNNTGMITGGYQQGRVSRDNKSVTKDIQSVDKFPNKYYYAWGFNMFLNIGFKF, encoded by the coding sequence ATGGCACTGCTTCTCTGGATACCGGCTCTGGTTCAGGCGGCGATAGTGAGAGGCGTTGTTGTTGACTATGAAACAAACAGACCTGTTGCGAATGTAAAGGTGACGATAGGAAAAGCGTCGGCCGTTACAGATCTCGATGGTAAATTTGAATTGAAAAACGTGCGTGAGGGGGCCGTGTCGGTTGTCTATACGGCTGCCGATTACAAGGTTCATACACTCGACTATGATGTGTTGAAGGGAACGAATACCCTGAATCTGTCGCTTAACGAGAAACGGGTCGACGAGTCGCTCAACGAGCAGGCTCTCGAAGACAATATCTTTGAACTCGACGAGGCGATGTTCGACGAGGAGGGCAGCTCTTCATCGCAATCGGCCTCGTATCTGTCGGGGGCTGCCGATGACATCTATCTGCAAGCCGCCAGTTACTCGTACAGCCCCATGCGCTTCAACGTGCGTGGTTATGAGCAACGGGAGTCGTCGACCTATATCAACGGGCTTAATTTCAACGATTCGGAACGTGGCCGGTTCAACTATTCGAGCCTCGGTGGCTTGAACAACGCCATGCGCAACAAAGATGCCGTGAACGGACTGGAAATGCCGGGTTACGCCTTTGGTTCGCTGGGTGGAACCACCAACATCAATACCCGCGCTACCAGCTATGCCGCCGGTACCAATGTGAATGCCGCTTATACCAACCGGGCCTACAAGTTGCGCGGTCAGGCCATTCACTCGACCGGTATCATGGACAACGGCTGGGCCTTCACCGGGTCGGTTGTTTACCGCTGGGCCGACGAGGGTCGCACCGAAGGAACCTTCTACAACTCGTTCGGTTACTTCCTCGCTGCCGAGAAGGTGCTCGACAACCACCGCTTTGCATTCACCACCTTCGGTGCTCCCACCAAACGGGCACAGTCGGCTGCCGTATCGCAAGAGGTGTATGACTACCGCGGTATCTACTACAACCCCTACTGGGGCTATCAGAACGGCGAGAAACGCAACTCGCGTATCGTACACAGCTACGACCCCACCGCCATCTTCAACTGGGACTGGAAAATCGACGACCGCAGCAACCTGGCTGCCGGCGTAGGCTTCCATTACAGCATGTACAGCAACTCGGCCATCTCGTTCTACAATGCGCCCGACCCTCGTCCCGACTACTACCGCAACCTGCCCAGCTGGCAATACTATCAGTTGGGTGTAAACGGTCCCGACGATGTCTATAACGCCTACTACGGTCAGGTGAACAAGGACCTGGCCAACCAGTTGGCCGACTTGTGGCGGGCCGGTGACCCCGATATTACCCAGATCAACTGGGACGCCATGTACAGCGCCAACTATACGAACAACGTGGTGAACCCCAACGGTAGCGCCAAATATATTTTGGAGCGTCGTCACAACGACCTGATGGAGATTCCCTTGAACTTCCTCTATACCAACCAGCTGAACAGCCAACTGAAATTGACGGCCGGTATCGAGGCCAAGTATGCCAAGGGCATGCACTACAAGACGGTCGACGACCTGCTGGGCGGTAACCAGTGGATCGACATCGACCAGTTTGCCGAGCGCGATTTTACCGACAACCTCACCATCATACAAAACGATGTCGACAACCCCAACCGGGCCGTGCGCAAGGGCGATGTATTCGGTTACAACTACAACATGCATGTGATCAAGGCTTCGGCCTTTGCCCAGAACGACTGGAAACTGCCGCTGTTCGACATCTACTATGCCGCCCGGTTGTCCTACACCTCGTTCCAACGCGAAGGTTTGATGCGCAACGGTCGTGCCGAGGTTATCGGTGCTCAGTCGAAAGGCTTCGGCAAACAGCTCTACTTTGTCGATCCCAGTATCAAGGCCGGTATCGTGTACAAGATTGACGGTCACAACCGCTTGTCGTTCAATGCTCTGGCCGAGTCTCGTGCCCCGTTGGCCGGTTACTCCTATGTAGCTCCCCGTGTGAAGGATACTCAGATTAGAGGTCTGAAATCGGAGAAGGTCTTCTCGGGTGACCTTACCTACCAACTGAACACCTCGGTGGTAAAAGGTCGGGTAACGGCCTTCTATACCGAGTTCCGCGACGGTGTGGAGAGTTCGGGTTACTACCACGACGAGTTCCGTACCTATGTAAACCACACCCTCTCGGGCGTGAACAAGCGTCACATGGGTGTCGAGGCCGGTGTGAGCGTGAAACTCAACAACAGCTTCACCGTGTCGGCTGCCGGTACCTACGCCAGCTACAAGTACATTAACAACTGCTGGGGTACGATGAGTGCCGAGAACGGCATGAACCTCTTCACCGAGCAGTTGCCTGTGATTGTCGACGGCCGTGCCCCCTCGACCGACTATACCGAGCGGGTATACACCGAGGGTCTGCATGTGAGCAACGGCCCGCAACTGGCTGCCAGCATCACCATCGACTATTTCCACCCCAAGATGTGGTTTGCCGATGTGACTCTTTCCTATTTCGACAACAACTACCTCGATTTCTCTCCCTCGCGTTTCACCCACATGAACATGTATGGCGGTCGCTATCCCAACGAGGTGGGTCTTGAACAATACTACAACGGCTACCGCATTATCGGTGTCGACAAGAACGGCCAGACCTCGATGGTATGGGGATTCGATGAGAACACGGGCAAACCGGTACTGCTGCAAAACGTATCGGGGGGTAACGGTTCGGACATCGTGAAACTCTACAACCAGAAGGAGATGATCGGTTCGCAAGAGAAACTCAAAGGCGGGTTCATGCTCGACGCTTCGGTGGGTAAACTCATCTACCTCAACAACCGCAAGCAACAGCTCAACATCAACCTGAGTCTGAACAATATCCTCAACAACACCGGCATGATTACCGGCGGTTACCAACAGGGTCGTGTAAGCCGCGACAACAAGAGCGTGACCAAGGATATTCAGTCGGTCGACAAGTTCCCCAACAAATACTATTATGCCTGGGGCTTCAACATGTTCCTCAACATTGGTTTCAAATTTTAA
- a CDS encoding DUF5689 domain-containing protein: MKQLKYIGAVLLALTMFTACEKEFDAVPEEIATVPEGSAEAWAQTVTIKELIENFDTKEGLFTIDTIDAEEDIVVRGRIITDDRAGNVYKYFVIQSLEDDHTCLKVSVDAGSLSGMLPIGQVVAIRCNGLVLGRYAEAPQLGVRGYRNDNKIREEPGRIPYTLAMKHIQKIGNPDPSKIVVEEMTLKQITELDKYGYFKIVKIKNAYFTGYDSDGEKLNDVVVPFPTDGQGVATALAKYGQNPTFAPATYDNNKKYNIGFPRSREIADDSGNTTSVSISTSEYARFADHRLPVFGSDNRGDITAIVGWFRDNAAYPGSWQLTIRSLDNPFADLEGFEFPE, from the coding sequence ATGAAACAACTGAAATATATCGGAGCCGTATTGCTCGCCTTGACGATGTTTACGGCGTGTGAAAAAGAGTTCGATGCCGTTCCCGAGGAGATTGCCACCGTTCCCGAGGGTAGCGCCGAGGCTTGGGCTCAGACGGTGACCATCAAAGAACTTATCGAGAATTTCGATACGAAAGAGGGGCTCTTCACCATCGACACCATCGATGCCGAAGAAGACATTGTGGTGCGGGGCCGCATCATCACCGACGACCGGGCCGGTAACGTGTACAAGTACTTTGTCATTCAAAGTCTCGAAGACGACCACACCTGCCTGAAAGTGTCGGTCGACGCCGGCAGTCTGTCGGGTATGCTCCCCATCGGTCAGGTAGTTGCCATTCGTTGCAACGGCCTGGTGTTGGGTCGCTACGCCGAGGCTCCCCAACTGGGTGTGCGCGGATACCGCAACGACAATAAGATACGTGAAGAGCCGGGTCGTATTCCCTACACGCTGGCCATGAAGCATATCCAGAAAATCGGTAACCCCGACCCCTCGAAAATCGTGGTCGAGGAGATGACCTTGAAACAGATTACCGAGTTGGACAAGTATGGCTATTTCAAGATTGTCAAGATTAAGAATGCCTATTTTACCGGCTACGACTCCGACGGTGAAAAACTGAACGACGTGGTAGTACCCTTCCCCACCGACGGGCAGGGGGTAGCAACCGCTTTGGCCAAATATGGGCAGAACCCCACCTTTGCTCCGGCTACCTACGACAACAACAAGAAGTATAACATCGGCTTCCCCCGTTCGCGCGAGATTGCCGATGATAGCGGCAACACGACCAGCGTGAGCATCTCGACCAGTGAATATGCTCGCTTTGCCGACCACCGTCTCCCCGTGTTCGGGTCGGACAATCGCGGCGACATTACCGCTATCGTGGGTTGGTTCAGGGACAACGCTGCATACCCCGGTTCGTGGCAGTTGACCATTCGCTCGCTCGACAATCCCTTTGCCGACCTCGAAGGTTTTGAGTTTCCCGAATAA
- a CDS encoding endonuclease/exonuclease/phosphatase family protein codes for MKKIGLLLLAVFLLGSTVSQAQTQKKHYAIYAVAFYNLENLFDTINDPSTNDEEFTPSGSYRWGGLKYRNKLNNLAYAISNFATDNTSPFKLKNGPAVIGVSEVENRQVLEDLIKTGKLAQRNYGIVHYNSPDARGIDVGLIYDKDQFTVESSSSARLHSEEFPTLRTRDQLVVSGRLAGERVHFIVNHWPSRLGGEKQSSPKREAAAALTKHLADSLLAADPDSKVIIMGDLNDDPNNNSCKVVLGAKKKQQEVQPGGFFNTMWEMYDRGIGTLAYNGAWNLFDQIIISANLVGKDRSTLKYVRSEVFNRDFLKQKEGKYKGYPLRTHAAGAYLNGYSDHFPTLIYLAKEVQ; via the coding sequence ATGAAAAAAATAGGACTGTTGCTACTGGCCGTATTCCTGCTCGGCTCTACCGTTTCGCAGGCGCAAACCCAAAAGAAACACTATGCCATATACGCCGTAGCCTTCTACAACCTCGAAAACCTGTTCGACACCATCAACGACCCGAGTACCAACGACGAGGAGTTTACCCCCTCGGGCTCCTATCGTTGGGGCGGGCTCAAATACCGCAACAAGCTCAACAACCTGGCCTATGCCATCAGCAACTTTGCCACCGACAATACCAGCCCTTTCAAACTGAAAAACGGCCCGGCCGTGATCGGCGTGTCGGAGGTGGAGAACCGTCAGGTGCTGGAAGACCTCATCAAAACGGGGAAACTGGCCCAACGCAACTACGGCATCGTGCACTACAACTCGCCCGACGCCCGGGGTATCGACGTGGGTCTCATCTATGACAAGGACCAGTTCACGGTCGAGTCGAGCAGCAGTGCCCGGCTCCACAGCGAAGAGTTTCCCACGCTGCGCACCCGCGACCAGCTGGTCGTATCGGGTCGTCTGGCCGGCGAGCGCGTACACTTCATCGTAAACCACTGGCCTTCGCGACTGGGTGGGGAGAAGCAATCGAGCCCCAAACGCGAAGCTGCCGCCGCCTTGACCAAACACCTGGCCGACTCGCTGCTGGCTGCCGACCCCGACTCGAAGGTCATCATCATGGGCGACCTCAACGACGACCCCAACAACAACAGTTGCAAAGTGGTGCTGGGGGCCAAGAAGAAACAACAGGAAGTTCAACCCGGCGGATTCTTCAACACCATGTGGGAGATGTACGACCGGGGTATCGGCACCCTGGCCTACAACGGTGCCTGGAACCTCTTCGACCAGATTATCATTTCGGCCAACCTCGTGGGCAAAGACCGCTCGACCTTGAAATATGTGCGCTCCGAGGTATTCAATCGCGACTTCCTCAAACAGAAAGAGGGCAAATACAAAGGCTACCCGCTGCGCACCCACGCCGCCGGTGCCTATCTGAACGGTTACAGCGACCACTTCCCCACCCTCATCTACCTGGCCAAGGAGGTACAATAA
- a CDS encoding bile acid:sodium symporter family protein produces the protein MTQKAKTYMLPTAMIAGSVAGYFFPQPTAHWATVLAPILIFAMLLVTYCKISIKELNIRPLHIGLLAIQIVGGLVVFGALYFWDPIIAEGTFICLFCPTATAAPVITGMLGGSVSTLVSYSLMSNMAVALLSPVIFSFMGIHAEISFIDSFLIICSKVLPLLILPLVVALLLQKFFPRIHHTLKNRQALSFYMWAVSLFLVVGKAVTFIIEQGWESVPFEIAIALLSLVACVGQFYLGRKIGGRYGDKISGAQGLGQKNTVLAIWMALTYLAPITSIGPASYIIWQNSINSYQLYLKEKRDRHL, from the coding sequence ATGACACAAAAAGCAAAAACCTACATGCTGCCCACAGCCATGATTGCCGGGAGTGTGGCAGGCTATTTCTTTCCCCAACCTACAGCTCACTGGGCTACGGTGCTGGCACCCATTCTCATCTTTGCCATGCTGCTGGTTACCTACTGCAAAATCTCCATCAAGGAACTCAATATCCGACCGCTGCATATCGGGCTACTTGCCATTCAGATTGTGGGTGGACTCGTGGTATTCGGTGCCCTCTACTTTTGGGACCCCATCATTGCCGAGGGGACCTTCATCTGCCTCTTCTGCCCCACGGCAACCGCCGCACCCGTCATCACGGGCATGCTGGGTGGCAGTGTCTCCACGCTGGTATCGTACAGCCTCATGAGCAACATGGCCGTGGCCCTGCTCTCGCCCGTCATCTTCTCGTTCATGGGAATACACGCCGAAATCTCGTTTATCGACTCGTTCCTGATTATTTGCAGCAAAGTGCTGCCGCTGCTTATCCTGCCGCTGGTGGTCGCCCTCCTCTTACAAAAGTTCTTCCCCCGCATACACCACACGTTGAAAAACCGGCAAGCCCTCTCGTTCTACATGTGGGCCGTGTCGCTCTTCCTCGTGGTAGGCAAGGCGGTCACCTTTATTATCGAACAGGGGTGGGAATCGGTGCCCTTCGAGATTGCCATCGCACTGCTTTCGCTTGTAGCTTGCGTCGGTCAGTTCTACCTGGGCCGTAAAATCGGTGGAAGATATGGCGACAAGATTTCGGGTGCCCAAGGCCTGGGACAGAAAAACACCGTGCTGGCCATCTGGATGGCGCTCACCTATCTGGCTCCCATCACCTCGATAGGCCCGGCCTCGTACATCATCTGGCAAAACAGCATCAACAGCTACCAGCTCTACCTGAAAGAGAAGCGCGACCGGCATCTGTAA
- a CDS encoding SGNH/GDSL hydrolase family protein has translation MKRLACYFCLIVLSMMTVSCDKIFGEDLTDLIFDYGVIEVPDKALFIGNSLLLGNGTFGMNATDSLHDYHALIQARFLAANPAYTDVKLSGIAFEGCENHDQQLNWLENTLRPQLSADLDLVVIQIGDNVNTSKRRSAFEQGAKELIATIREASPNAHVVWLYGWYVSSNVTKSIKNACKQYTVNLIAINDIHETENESSIATVVTRTAPTSQALKYTRYTVLPDGRLQIDFAVEGKIYTAAVRATSYDDNPGAKTLTWQGYETITTDWHVASHPGNSGFAQIARHFFEMVNITWE, from the coding sequence ATGAAACGCCTGGCCTGTTATTTCTGTTTGATTGTCTTGTCGATGATGACTGTTTCGTGCGACAAGATTTTTGGAGAGGATCTGACCGATCTGATTTTCGATTACGGAGTGATCGAGGTCCCCGACAAGGCTTTGTTTATCGGGAACTCCCTGTTGCTGGGTAACGGGACCTTCGGCATGAATGCCACCGACTCGCTGCACGATTATCATGCCCTTATACAAGCGCGGTTTCTGGCGGCCAATCCGGCATATACCGATGTGAAGCTGTCGGGGATAGCGTTTGAAGGCTGCGAGAATCACGATCAGCAACTGAACTGGCTGGAAAATACCTTGCGACCGCAGCTGAGTGCCGACCTGGATCTGGTTGTGATACAGATTGGCGATAACGTGAATACCTCGAAGAGGCGGTCGGCCTTTGAACAGGGGGCCAAGGAGTTGATTGCGACCATCAGGGAGGCCTCACCGAATGCTCATGTTGTGTGGCTTTATGGCTGGTATGTGTCGAGCAATGTTACGAAATCGATTAAAAATGCGTGCAAGCAGTATACTGTGAATCTGATTGCGATAAACGATATTCATGAAACGGAGAACGAGAGCTCGATAGCAACGGTTGTCACCCGGACGGCACCGACCTCTCAAGCGTTGAAGTATACCCGTTATACCGTGTTACCCGACGGCCGGCTGCAAATAGACTTTGCGGTGGAGGGGAAGATCTATACCGCGGCGGTGCGGGCGACGAGTTATGACGATAATCCCGGAGCGAAGACCCTGACGTGGCAGGGATATGAAACGATAACAACCGATTGGCATGTGGCATCGCACCCCGGGAACAGTGGGTTTGCCCAGATTGCCCGGCATTTTTTTGAGATGGTGAATATCACCTGGGAGTGA
- a CDS encoding DUF695 domain-containing protein — MKLGDAWFSAVAEAEENDHMIIVSGRTEIEPFIQSGKFKERVEITWKYEPDSKGMPHEATAELMEETQTALKRAMEKDKLAIFTGIYTGDGERTWVFYTRNVPAFGRMLNEALAPFETLPLSIYTEKDPEWNEYREMCELQGQEADDETDDETPEE; from the coding sequence ATGAAATTAGGAGACGCATGGTTCTCGGCTGTCGCCGAAGCCGAAGAGAACGACCACATGATTATCGTTTCGGGACGTACCGAAATCGAACCCTTCATTCAATCGGGCAAGTTCAAGGAGCGGGTCGAAATCACCTGGAAATACGAACCCGACAGCAAAGGCATGCCCCACGAAGCGACCGCCGAACTCATGGAAGAAACCCAAACTGCTCTAAAACGGGCCATGGAGAAGGACAAGCTGGCCATCTTCACCGGCATCTACACGGGCGACGGCGAACGCACCTGGGTATTCTACACCCGCAATGTACCGGCATTCGGCCGCATGCTCAACGAGGCTCTTGCCCCGTTCGAGACCCTGCCTCTCTCCATCTACACCGAGAAGGACCCCGAGTGGAACGAATACCGAGAGATGTGCGAACTGCAAGGGCAAGAGGCCGACGACGAAACAGACGACGAGACGCCCGAAGAATAA